Within Helicoverpa zea isolate HzStark_Cry1AcR chromosome 17, ilHelZeax1.1, whole genome shotgun sequence, the genomic segment attaataggtacttctttttaatttgatactcatatgtgcgcgccattttgtttttttgcatttagtaatttcctcgatgaagtgggatgaaattattattctttattgttttgAGGTGGATTTTAATTGAATTGTGAATGTGGTGGattgaattttaataggtacatctttttaatttgccatgtgtgacgtgcgtgccattttctttttttgagtttagaaatttcctcaaTTTCGTTAACAATAATACTCTTGTATAccaatagttatttgttttgattctaagcgcaataaaaataataattagaatcctgagcgatagcgagggaatcaaaagagcacaaggtgaaaaatctttgcactcgagtgcaacacgtaacttttcatcccacctcatcgaggaaattactaaatgcaaaaaacaaaatggcgcgcacatacgagtatcaaattataAAGAAGttcctattaaagttcatttatttgaaagctcagtttaaaaatgaaacgaggttgaaaatctatgtaaaaacaataataaaaattacttaattaattgaataattaatttaagcagtattctatttgtttaatatgtatttgtaataaaaagtcttatcaagattgtcacaaatggagtattacacacgatgttctaaattcaaatcactttgccgctctagaggataaaaacggcttttgcgctcagatatcaaagggtaaaactactctttccgagatggtgggatgaaatagttatttgttatacaagagtgcaaaattgctttttaaccgcgggctcaattttgatgaccgagcaaccgaaggattctaaaattgaaacacgagcgcaGCGAgtatttcaattttagaatcctgagcgatagcgagggaatcaaaagagcataaggtgaaaaatctttgcactcgagtgcaacacgtaacttttcatcccacctcatcgaggaaatttctaaactcgaaaaaagaaaatggcgcgcacatatgagtatcaaattaaaaagaagtacctattacacttcatttatttgaaaactcagtttaaaaatgaaacgaggtgtaaaatctatgtaaaaacaataataaaaattacttaattaattgaataattattttaagcagtattttatttgtttaatatttatttgtttgaaaagtcttatcaatattgtcacaaatggaATATAGcgcacgatgttctaaattcaaatcactttgccgctctagaggataaaaacgggatgaaaactactttttcatcccaccatctcggaaagagtagttttaccctttgatatctgagcgcaaaagccgtttttatcctctagagcggcaaagtgatttgaatttagaacatcgtgtgcaatactccatttgtgacaattttGATAAgccttttcaaacaaatacatattaaacaaataaaatactgcttaaaataattattcaattaattaagtaatttttattattgtttttacatagatttttaacctcgtttcatttttaaactgagttttccaataaatgaactttaataggtacctacttctttttaattgatactcatatgtgcgtgccattttgttttttgagtttagaaatttcctcgatgaggtgggatgaaaagttacgtgttgcactcgagtgcaaagatttacACCTTGTgttcttttgattccctcgctttCGCTCAggattttaattattgaaacactcgctacgctcgtgtttcaattttagaatccttcgcttgctcggtcatcaaaattgagccctcggttaaaaagcaactttgcactcttgtataacaaataactatttcatcccaccatctcggaaagagtagttttaccctttgatatctgagcgcaaaagccgtttttatcctctagagcggtaaagtgatttgaatttagaacatcgtgtcaAATCGTGTGCAACACTCcgtttgtgacaatcttgataagacttttcaaacaaataaatattaaacaaataaaatactgcttaaaataattattcaattaattaagtcatttttattattgtttttacatagatttttaacctcggtTCATTTTtgaactgagttttcaaataaatgaactttaatagatactggtttttaatttgatactcatatgtgcgcgccattttgtttttttgcatttagtaatttcctcaatgaggtgggatgaaaagttacgtgttgcactcgagtgcaaagatttttcaccttgagctcttttgattccctcgctatcgctcaggattctaattattgaaacactcgctacgctcgtgtttcaattttagaatccttcgcttgctcggtcatcaaaattgagctcgcggttaaaaagcaactttgcactcttgtataacaataatgaataggactgtatattaaatcaataaaaaatgcttcgtgaaaatttataaagagttGTATTCCGCAAGACTTATTTTTGACagcgaaaaattaaaaaaagataaaacaaaataatttgttatacaagagtgcaaagttgctttttaaccgcgggctcaattttgatgaccgagcaagcgaaggattctcatatgtgcactcttgtataacaatagttatttgttatacaagagtgcaaagttgctttttaaccgcgggctcaattttgatgaccgagcaagcgaaggattctaaaattgaaacacgagcgtagcgagtgtttcaataattagaatcctgagcgatagcgagggaatcaaaagagcacaaggtgaaaaatctttgcactcgagtgcaacacgtaactcttcatcccacctcatcgaggaaattactaaatccaaaaaaacaaaatggcgcacACATACGAGtaccaaattaaaaagatgtacctattaaagttcatatatttgaaaacttactttaaaaatgaaacgacggtAAAAATCggtgtaaaaacaataacaaaaaatacttaattaattgaataattattttaagcagtattttatttgtctaataagtatttgtttgaaaagtcttaggtatcaagattgtcacaaatggagtattgcacacgatgttctaaattcaaatcactttgccgctctagaggataaaaacgacttttgcgctcagatatcaaagggtaaaactactctttccgagatggtgggatgaaaaaaatatttaaatataaataaacatttttttctgagtttgtaatttaattgtatTCGCAATCATTTTTTAacttagtttacattttataatcTTTTACGTAGGTATATTCTTTCGAATAAAGAATGAATTATTAAATTGGTTCACGCGATTCAACACATAGATACATATCACCGAAAACCCATACATAATGTCAATACGAAGGGTTATCCATCTTGTTGCGATTACTTGCGATGATAGCTCAGCAGCTGGAGCAAATAATAAGAGTGGGCTAGTTACCAGGACAACCTAATGCCTAAACCTATAATTGTAGGTACTACCTACAttctgacaaatatttttttctttcttgctttccattggtaagacttactggcttctgactacgtaaagactgccaaagatgttcaatgacaaccgggacctacagtttaacgtgccatccgaaacacagtcactggTGTCCAAGttacacttagaaagtacatacaaacttagaaaacttgcttGATCTCGGAAATCGCAGACTCATTCTTGAAAAGTTGGTTTTtgacccactaggccaccacgacttttaatgTCCACTCAACATTCAAGGTACCTACactaaaaagtgaaaaaaaaaaacttatttaggtacctcaatttttttataagtcgTTTAGTGTGAGTCGTGTCTAGTTCGTGCAAGTCAGTAACGTTATTGTCGTACTTGCCCGCAGGAAGCGAGCAGCTGAGGCAGGCGCGGGTGATGTAGCGCGCGGCCCGGCATGGCGGCCGTGGTGCTGCTGGCCGCGCTAGcgagcgccgcgccgcccgccgcgacGCCCGCGCTGGACGTGGACGAGCCGGCGTGGCGCGAGCTGTGGTTCGGCTCGCTGGAGGCGCTGCACCGCGAGCCCTCCATCAACAACTCGCAGGAGGAGGTGGTGGCGCAGCTGGGCGCCGTGGCCTTCCTGCACTGCCCCGTGCGCCACCTGGGCGAGCGCGGCGTGTCCTGGGTGCGCCGCCGCGACTGGCACATCCTCAGCTCCGGCATGCTCATGTACACCAACGACGAGCGCTTCCAGGTCATCATCaacatctcagccataggacgtccacagATACCCGGATAATACTAtaatcaattcaattcaatttcaattCAAATTCTTCATTTCAGACTATTTTGTCCATATTTTGTTAGTAATACATAATACTTAAGATCTAGGTTAGTAAACTTATTTTAACTTATGCAATGAGATCCAAGGCCTCCATATGGGACATACAAGCTATTAGCCTCAGGTAGCTGTTGGAACTGTCCCGCACCCTACGCATCAACGATGCTACTCTTTTTCTGATGATACGATACTGAAAAAaagtaaagaggaaacattttttctgtttgtgaaccgatttaaaaaaatctttcactgttggaaatctacactcttcccgagtaacgtaTGTCATgtgtataatatatgtatatcggAAAAAGGCCTTAGTTGGGAAGCTACTTGAATTCAAGTGTATTTGATTGTGTACTGTGGCGGCAGGTGCTGCACAGCGAGGGCTCGGACGACTGGGTGCTGCAGATCAAGTACGTGCAGAAGCGCGACAACGGCACCTACGAGTGCCAGGTACTCTCCCCTGAGCGCTTCCGGCTCTGCTTTTGTGCTTTCGAAATGCTACATATATTAagcctatttgaaatatatGGCTTGATCCATGATTTTGATGTTGTGTGACACTGGGCAGGTGTCGACGGGCGGCGGCACGCTGTCGCGGCTGGTGCACCTGCACATCGCCGTGCCCGAGGCCTTCATCCTGGGCGCCGACGAGCACCACGTGGACGCCGGCTCCACCATCAGTCTGGTGTGCATCATTGAGAAGGTAGGCCGCCCCCCCCGCCCCCGCGCCCCGCTCGCGCTGGTCGCGTCTGACGTGGCGCGCTGTCTGTGCAGAGCCCGGTGCCGCCGCAGTACGTGTTCTGGTACCACAACGCGCGCATGATCAACTACGACGCGGCGCGCGGCGTCACCGTGCAGACGGAGCCGGGGCCCAAGACGCAGTCCACGCTGGCCATCCGCGCGGCCGCTCCGCGCCACTCCGGCAACTACACGTGCTGCGCCGCCAACACCGAGCCCGCGCACATCTTCGTCTACGTGTCGGAAGGCAGTGAGTACAAGCGGGCGCAGCGCGGCGCACTGAGCCCCGCTGTCGGCTGACCGAGCCGCGTGTTGCAGGCGACAAGATGGCGGCCACGCTGAGCCGCAACACGAGCGGCGCGCCCCGCCCCGCCCTCGCTGCCGCCCTCGCCGCCGCCTGGCTGCTGCTGGCGCTGGCCACCGCCACGTGACTCCTGCCCTCACGCCTACACTTATTACTATTCAAACAAACGCTGTACATATAATATGACTCGTATTTTCTACACGACCCATACTATGGGCCTATATTATAATTGATTATACCTAATAATGATTACTACTTCACGTTCGTACGACTATGCGAGATACTCGATCCTATAGTAACGATATTGTGgactttaatttgttaaattgaTTGCAATGAGTATTGCGAGTGGTGACAGGAACACAACAGTGGGTGCGTGCGAGCTGTGCGACCAGTGCGGTAGTAATGTTATTGTAGATAATAAAGATTGCAGCGCCGTACGTTATTATGAAAACAGTCCGTTACTCAAGACATGCGGCCGGGTTCATAAGGTAACATGTATAGATAACCCGCCGGCGCCAGCGTGCCCGGATACCGGCCAGTAGGTACTCAACTAACTGCAAGTGTACATAACTTTGGTTACTCACCTTGATAATGTAGTTTAGAGATGACTCATGAATTTCCGCGTGAATGGTACAGATCCAAGTCAGTAGCGTAGCATCGACCGAGCGGCGCCGCGGGGCTCGGCGGCACCGAGCGCGTGCGGCGCCGCGACGGCCGCCGTCCGCTGTACATATTGCTGCTAGTCGAGTCCGCGAGGCCTCTTCTGTACATACTTGTTTACGTGATTTCACCAATTACTACTTTGTCTatagtaattaaattacatatgtAGGTAGAATTCCAAATTGCGTGGCGCCGTCTCGCCCGCTCGTCGTCTTTCAGAAGAGGAGGCTGCGAGTGTCACTACGTCAGCGGTTCACTGTCTCCAAACTAAATGTTCATGTTATCTAGCTGACGGGTGCGttcattattataaactaaTTTTCTAGTTTTACATGCATTAGTTGAATGCGGTGTAAGTCtcagattttattttagttcaatTATAAATACTTACCGACTGCGAGGcggcaaaacattgtaaaaaaataacatcttaCAATCTGTTCTCATGACTTccattattcataaaataaactatataatTAACTAATTTGTCTAATGCCTGAGTTTCAATTAAATAGCTAGTGATACCCTCCTTATCCTCGTGCCCACCCAGCATGGCGACAACTGGAGGTTGTAAGGATATATACAACGTTATAATATTCACTATAACTACCTATAATCcagtcatcctcatcctccgagccctttcccaattatgttggggtcggcttaaagtctaaccagatgtagctttacaaggagcgactgccctatctggccccctgaacccagttacccaggcaacccaataccccttgcttaaactggtgtcagacttactgtcttctgactacccgttacgactgtaaaggatgttcaatgacagccgggacctacagtttaacgtgccatccaaaacacagtcattggtgtctaagatatacttagaaagtacatacaaacttagagaagttgcattgatacttgcctgacctggaatcgaacccgcgccctcatactcgagaggttggttctatGCCcagtaggccaccacgacttctaagATCTTATAAGGTAGTATCCTTATATccttatacagggtgtgtcgttcacaatcacataaAATCCTATCTCATATACTTTATGGATTGTAGaaaaaaaacctaatccattcagagTTGTAActacaggagtcatttttcaattttataatttagaacatcatgtgtaaagcactTGACACTTGCTCGTGGCAGgacctaatgagcgcatccggccgtgccctcgctgtggcggcatattgggctgacaaagcgTAGTCTCActatgtcatcgacacgaaagaagagaGAGAATGTGTAAAGCGGAGATAaaagagtatcgaatgttttgatcagttgacagctgacaGTTTTCGAGGGGgcatttcagttgtttgtaaggactgacttttatatggtgttctaattttcgcacatatttattctatttaaaaagttttttattttaatattttcagtgacaagcatagttgtcactatcctcATGAGTGGaaggttctcatcaatacgaataatataaacccaaacacaaggtagtttacgtattcagttgtcgagttccctcgaccttctctggtctccattatcaggtcagctccaaaccttcactgatgcaaaggtctcgtcaatacgaatattataagcccaaacacgaggcagttcacacATTAAGTcgccgagttccctcgaccttctctggtctccgtcatcaggtcagcttcaaaccttcaccattgcaaacactatgcaatggtgaaggtttgaagacatacgccttagtgttaagtttttaccctacgtttgcctacaattttcgaaagttgcccccaatttctcagggtttccatcatcagatccagATCTGTTGATTacgggaccacctgggaggtaaaccctatcgaacaaaacaaaattttgcaaatcggtccaggcgtcttcgagtattcggtgaacatacataaaaaataataaaaaaagatcccgacgaattgagaacctcctccttttcgggaagtcggttaaaaatatgcaCCGAAAGTCGCGGTGACACTTCCTGGTGCGAATATGAGTATTTTGTTAGAACAAACATTGTTTGAACAGGCAACTGTAAGCGTTTTCGAGAAGATATTTCATCAAAAGTAGGATAATGACAACATGACCTTGAGGCAAAGTTAACCTGCCCTGTGCACACCGGGTGGGCGGGcggggcattttttgacgtttcgtAAAAGATATCGTAACGTGAGTGGTGTGTTATGTTCGTGGGTCTTGGACAAGTAAACACAACTGATGCACTCGTAAGTCTTGCACAATAAAACACCAAGATGGAGATCAATACACAATATTTAATGCGCAGAGTAACGCCCTAATCAACAGTTGAATAAAGTATATCGAATTTTATAATCTTCTACCCTCTTTATACATTTCACCATCGAGAGTCAATTAttgattaattacattttaggATTCAAAATAATTACAGTTTACTAATAACAGTGCTAATTATTGGATGTAGGAATAATCAGaatgtaattatgtatttataaggtAAGTATCCATAATAATACGTCACATCCCTTGCGAGGCTATTGAGAGGTTGGTAACATTCGGCCATCCTGTGTTGGTCGTGTCCCACGGCTCACATTCTGCTGCGCTTCAGTGCTGAACCCGGAGTCCTGAAACGGAAAAAGAGTGAGCAGTAACTTGCGCtatgacaataattttaatgacttGATAAAGTGTTTTATCTCTGTCAGCGGGTATTTGCACACAGTTATTTAACTcagttattttttctattcGGGTCAGATTTTGAACACCTAAGAAAGCCTTAATTATTTAGACTTGATCACACAGCCGTCTATAAATGGACTTCATGACTTGATCTCTTAGCTGTCTTTATGGAAAATGCAATCACACAGACTTGATCACATAGCCGTCTTTATAAACTGGTTCACATAGCTGTCTATATTTAAAGACTTAAGCATACAGCTGTCCTACTTGCAAAGACTTGATCACACAGCTGTCCTTATTTACATAGACTTGATCACACAGCCGtcctttttttttacatagactTGATCACACAGCCGTCCTTTTTTACATAGACTTGATCACACAGCCGTcccttttaaaatagaaaataacacATAGTTGtctttattagtatagatttgatCACATAGTAGTCTTTACTGATATTCGTCACATAGTTACGAAAGTTATGTTAGTATTATGTGTATGGGTAggataaagaaaaatacaaagttaCCAACTAAATACAAGGTTGTAATGCTGGAAAGCTTTAACTTACATACCAAAGTGTCATTGTACCTACTCTATTAACTGTAACTAAGTAAACAATTAAGAGTCACACATCTGTAACGTTCACATAATTTACCTAACATATTTGTGAATtcgaatattattaaaatttaattatgtaaatcaaCTTTCTAGAAGATCGATCAAATCGTCCCTATCTACATCTTGGTCACTGCCTGAACTATCATCCTCTGACATAGTTGGTTTGTATGGCCGCAGAGTCTCTCCACGTACTATGGCATTGAACCTTTTGTAACCTTTCATGCCCTTTATGGTTGTGATTGTGTATCGGTCAAGAGAGCGATCCGCTTTACATATTCTATACGGACCTGTGTATAACCCATTTAACTTTTTAGTAACTCCAGTAACCGCATCTCTAGCTACACCACCTTTCCATAGAACTAACTGACCTACTGTATATTTAACACACTTTTTGTGTCttttatcaaattgttttttcatGGTTGTCATATTCCTATCGATTCGAAGCTTAGCGGTTTCCCTATTAGCATTTAGTTGACTTAGTTGAGCCTCAGAGTGAGTGGGCGCATCCGAAGGAAAGGATGGAAACCTAGAATTTTTATGACCAAACATAAGATTAAATGGTGAGAACCCCGTAGTTGCGTTAGGCGTGTTATTGATTCCCCAGACTATATCATCTAACTTATTGTCCCACGTGCATTCGCTATCCGACATAGTGTTAAGACCATTTAATAAAGTGCGATTAACCCGTTCAACTTGGCCATTGGAGCGAGGGCTGGCTAttgcatttaaaatatgtttaaattgattttcctCGGAAAATTGCTTAAAATATCTACTTGTGAAAGCTTTTCCTCTATCAGTTATTATTCTAATCGGATAACCAAACTGCATGATAATATCTTTCAGCAAGCGAATTGTCTCTACCGAACTACAATTTTTGGCAGGTCGAGCAAACACGAATTTGGTAAAAGCGTCAATAACTACTAAAATATAGGTGTTACCTTTTCGAGTTTTAGCAAAAGGACCTAAATGATCTGCGTGCAACGTATGCATAGGTACTGCAGGCTTATTAATTGGATGTAATTCACCCTCTAACCTGCCATAGTTGCCTTTGTTAAACGCACATTGTAAACAAGAATTAacatattttcttataaatcGAGTCATCCCTTCGAACCAAAATTGAGCTTTAATAGAACTTTCACATTTTTCAAAACCGGGATGTCCTATTTGATCATGAAGTTTTTGTAGCAGACCATATTTAGCTAATTTTGGTATGACAAAACGTTCACCAGCTACAGTTTTTCTAAAAAGTATATTATCTTTAACAATGTAATTTGTAGATAAGTTTAAATCGGAGTTATCGCGAAGTCTTGTTATAATGCTTTGTATATTGTCATCTTGTAACTGTAAAGTTATTAACCAATCGGAATTGTCAATCATAAGTATAGTACTAGTCACGGGGTTTCTACTTAGCGCATCTACATGCTTCATGCGTTCGCCAGGCCTATACTCAATCTCGATATCAAATTCTTGAATGGTGAGCCACCAACGAGCTATCCGCGGAATTAAGTCGCGTTTTACAAGGGTGGTTCTCAAGGCTGAACAATCAGTAATAACCTTAACTTTGATGCCTGTAAAGTAAATTCTGAAACGTTTTAGGGACTCAACAACAGCAAGTGTTTCAAGCTCGTAACTATGGTAATGTTTTTCTTCGTTAGTGGTTACCCTACTGAAATATGCGATTGGCTTCAAACTACCGTCTGTTTGATATTGCATAAGAATACCACCTAAACCGATTTTGCTGGCATCTGTGTGCAATTCGGTTTTTGCATCGGCGTTATAAATAGCTAAAACTGGTTTTTCAATTAGCCGCTGTTTAAGGGTTTTGAATGCGTTTTCTTGGTCAGGGCCCCAATGCCATTTTACATCTTTTTTAGTAAGCAAGGTAAGTGGGCGAGCAATCTGAGCAAAATTTTGAACGAATTTCCTGAAATACGATGTTAATCCGATAAATTGTCTAATTTCGTGTACGTTACGTGGTCTATTATATTCAGCGACACATTTAATTTTAGCTTGGCCCGGCTGTATTGTTCCAGCTGAGATTTCATGGCCTAAGTACGTTGCAGTACGCTTTAAAAAAGAACATTTACTCAGATTTAATTTCAAGTTTGCCTGTGTAAGAAGTTCTAACACCTTTTCTAGTAACACTAAACCTTCCTGTACAGTCGTTGTAGGTAACATTACGTCATCTAGATACAG encodes:
- the LOC124638235 gene encoding zwei Ig domain protein zig-8-like encodes the protein MAAVVLLAALASAAPPAATPALDVDEPAWRELWFGSLEALHREPSINNSQEEVVAQLGAVAFLHCPVRHLGERGVSWVRRRDWHILSSGMLMYTNDERFQVLHSEGSDDWVLQIKYVQKRDNGTYECQVSTGGGTLSRLVHLHIAVPEAFILGADEHHVDAGSTISLVCIIEKSPVPPQYVFWYHNARMINYDAARGVTVQTEPGPKTQSTLAIRAAAPRHSGNYTCCAANTEPAHIFVYVSEGSDKMAATLSRNTSGAPRPALAAALAAAWLLLALATAT